A window of the Cannabis sativa cultivar Pink pepper isolate KNU-18-1 chromosome X, ASM2916894v1, whole genome shotgun sequence genome harbors these coding sequences:
- the LOC133032416 gene encoding uncharacterized mitochondrial protein AtMg00240-like, giving the protein MNPRLRLDDEQGEPLDDPSPYRQLNGRLLYLTLSRPDITYAVNNLSQFMAKPRTPHLQAVHHLIRYLKGSPGQGLLYTTTSALNLRAFSDSDWASCPTTRRSTTNFCVFLGDCLISWRTKKQPTISKSSAEAEYRALPATGSELTWL; this is encoded by the coding sequence ATGAATCCAAGATTACGACTTGATGATGAACAAGGCGAACCACTTGATGATCCTTCTCCATATCGTCAATTAAATGGAAGATTACTCTACTTAACATTATCAAGACCCGACATCACCTATGCGGTCAATAACCTAAGTCAATTCATGGCTAAGCCTCGCACCCCTCACCTACAAGCTGTCCACCACTTAATAAGATACCTTAAAGGCAGTCCGGGACAAGGCCTCCTCTACACAACTACCTCCGCATTGAATCTTCGAGCCTTTTCAGACTCTGATTGGGCCTCTTGCCCCACTACAAGAAGATCAACCACGAATTTTTGTGTCTTTTTAGGAGACTGTCTCATATCATGGCGCACCAAAAAGCAACCTACAATATCAAAAAGTTCTGCTGAAGCAGAATACCGCGCCCTTCCTGCCACGGGAAGCGAACTTACTTGGCTCTAA